A segment of the Suncus etruscus isolate mSunEtr1 chromosome 7, mSunEtr1.pri.cur, whole genome shotgun sequence genome:
TTTTTGTGGAAAACACCGTGGACTTGGAGGGGCCCCCCACAGACTTCTACTACATCAATGAGTACAAACCCGCTCCTGGCATCAGCCTCGTCAACGAAGTGACCTTTGGCTGTTCATGCACCAATTGCTTCTTTGAAAAGTGTTGTCCTGCGGAAGCTGGTGTCCTTGGGGCGTATAATAAAAAGCACCAAATCAGAATCCCACCGGGGACTCCCATTTACGAGTGCAACTCCCGGTGTCAGTGTGGACCCGAGTGTCCCAACAGGATTGTCCAGAAAGGCACACCGTATTCGCTTTGCATTTTCCGAACTAGCAATGGCTGTGGTTGGGGTGTCAAGACTCTGGTGAAAATTAAACGCATGAGCTTTGTCATGGAGTACGTGGGAGAGGTACGTTCTGCTCACCGCAGCGTACATCCTGTGCGGGTTtgtgctttgggggggggggaacccttTCTTCTCCTCAATAACATGTAGCCTATTTTGATACCATTTGCTAATTTAAAGAAATTGCAGGTTTGAGAgaaaggttctctctctctcttgcagaGTTTAGATATAGAACAAGAAATCTGTAATAACAATTGAAACCTGTAATAGCCATCTTTCACTGAACATTCATTGACACTGACATTTTTGTATGTgaagtttttatataaaacatcttAAGAAAAATACTTGGCCAACTCTGAAATTTTTCAAGTGCATTGAAGCCATTTAGCCAAGATGGGCTAGATACAGTTGGCAGGACTCAATTTTATATTTGACCATGAAAGATAATGTCACATAGAGCAAATTGTTAAAGGTTCTGCATTGTGAGATAGCAATAGAAGCCACTATTATCCATAAGGAAATCCAAATTTAACTAAGTACTTTTTATCATGTGCCACATTGCTCTtctaagtgctttatatatttacttgtaAAATTCACAAGTGCGCCGCTGTCTCTGTTCCCATGTCCTAGGGCAAGGGTGGCGAACAGGCGGCGCTTGAGCCTCATGCgtctcctggccaaaatgaatgtggctctttgcctcttatgtgtttaatatattattgttaaaattagatgttttgtgtgagtgtttgtctgttttggcaggtcactgcgtggtgtggctctttgactctcacagtttaaaattttggctctttgtgtcgaatttgTCCCTGTCCTAGGGAATCTAAGGCACAGTGATTGAGCAGGTTGCCCAGGATGTAACAGGAATATGGAAGAGCCTGAATTCAAACTCAAGGCTCCAGAATCACTGCACATCAGCCCTTCCCAATCAATCTGGTACAAAATAATAGATGGCGCAGCCTGTGAATAGGAACAAGGAAGGAAGGCTGCACGCCTGGGCTGTCCAATCTCACTGGTTATAAacagtgttgggaattgaatggTTCTAAGTATTCTAGAATTCTAAGATAAAACAGGGTCTGttaagagttttatattttttagatgaCAAGATATAAAACACTGTTCAGGACTCTAGATCCTATATAATCGAACGAACCTTCTTGAGTATTAGTAAAGGAGATTTCCCCCTTTTGGGTATAAAACAGTAGCTAAGTTTGATTGACACCATGagaaacattaatattttatttcttgtttggtttgtgggccatgcccattggtgctcaggggttactattggaaGTATCtaagggaccacatgtggtgccagggagcaaaccacAATCAGCTAAGGTTTATggtaagcaccttaactcctgtactatgtctctagccATTAATTTAGGATTTCCGAAGTTGAGCACTTGGTCAAGTTGTGTGCTTTTGGGCAGGACATATAGGTGATGGTTCTGAATTACAGAATTTCACTAATACCTGTTCTCCACAACCAAACCTCCCTATCACCTGCAAATTGAACATACCTTTTTTCCTGTGTTTGTGATGAGCTTATGCCTACAATGTCAAGGTAAAATATGCTTGagcagaggttcccaaacttaccTGGGCTAACACCCTCTTTTGGGGGAACAAGGTACTTCCTAAttgtcgcccccccccccccaggtcttTCCAGTCCCTTTGCCACTAGAAGTGAGCTTTTACTCTTGTCACTTCAGTGCTTTATATCCAGTTCCATCCAACAGAGAGTGTGCTCTGGCAGCACTGCTTTGGAGATCTCTGAATGGTGATGAAAGTAGTGACTGTCTGAACCTGATGGGGCCTTGGCTTAGTATTTCCGGACCATTCTTCTGCCTCTTGCTTCCCCACCTCTGTCCTGTTCTCGTTTGTGTGAAAGTTGTGGGAATCTGAGTGTGTGCATGTTAATGTCCTAGATCCGTGGGTGAGCTCCTATCTCAGTTTAGTAGTAGCTCTGTACTATACTCCAGTTGTTTCTTTCTAGGTGATCACAAGTGAAGAAGCTGAGAGGCGGGGGCAGTTGTATGACAACAGAGGAATTACTTACCTCTTTGACCTGGACTATGAATCTGATGAATTCACGGTGGATGCAGCTCGATATGGAAATGTGTCTCATTTTGTGAATCACAGTGTAAGAAAATACTAATAGAAACAATCGTTGAATTCACTGCTATTGATAGTGGCTTTTGTAGTTGCAGAATCAAGGTCTTCAGATgtcttaccttttttatttttatttttttttacatttccgaAGTATTTTCAgctgaaaatctttttttattgtagttaTTGAAATTATTGCAGTATtaggaaacttttttttggtttttggaccacactggtaatgctcaggtgttactcctggctatgctcagcaatcgatcctggcttgagagaccatatgggtcgccaggggttgaaccgaggtctgtcctgggccagccacatgcaagacaaatgtcctactacggagctattgctccagcccctaggaaaCTTTTTTGAGATGTCTACCAAGTATATTCTGAAAGAATCATATGGATTAAGCCATATTTAAATTTGCAAGCAACTTTACAAGATAAGTATTTATCCTTACAGAGAGGAGAAATTAATGAACAAAAGAGTTAAGTTTGAGAATCACAACCATGGCCCTAGTACAAagagagggtaaggtgcttgccttgaagggGGCCAGTtcgggttccatcccctgcatcaCAAATCACAAATTTTGCTCTGAAtccaatcaggagtaatcc
Coding sequences within it:
- the SUV39H2 gene encoding histone-lysine N-methyltransferase SUV39H2, giving the protein MAYYLVKWKGWPDSTNTWEPLQNLKCSRLLQQFSDDRRSYFSQVKRDKRLTLKRSETVQMPTLANYIVRKAKQRLALQRWQDELNRRRNHKGKIFVENTVDLEGPPTDFYYINEYKPAPGISLVNEVTFGCSCTNCFFEKCCPAEAGVLGAYNKKHQIRIPPGTPIYECNSRCQCGPECPNRIVQKGTPYSLCIFRTSNGCGWGVKTLVKIKRMSFVMEYVGEVITSEEAERRGQLYDNRGITYLFDLDYESDEFTVDAARYGNVSHFVNHSCDPNLQVFNVFIENLDTRLPRIALFSTRTINAGEELTFDYQMKGSGDISSDSIDQSPAMKRMRTVCRCGAVTCRGYLN